A portion of the Callithrix jacchus isolate 240 chromosome 21, calJac240_pri, whole genome shotgun sequence genome contains these proteins:
- the DHFR2 gene encoding dihydrofolate reductase 2, mitochondrial, with amino-acid sequence MGIGKKGDLPWPPLRNEFRYFQRMTTTSSIEGKQNLVITGRKTWFSIPEKNRPLKDRINFVLSRELQEPPQGAHFLARSLDDALNLTEQPELANKVDMIWIVGGSSVYKEAMNRPGHLKLFVTRIMQDFESDTFFPEIDLEK; translated from the coding sequence ATGGGTATCGGCAAGAAGGGGGACCTGCCCTGGCCGCCACTCAGAAATGAATTCAGGTATTTCCAGAGAATGACCACAACCTCCTCGATAGAAGGTAAACAGAATCTGGTGATTACGGGTAGGAAGACCTGGTTCTCCATTCCTGAGAAGAATCGACCTTTAAAGGATAGAATTAATTTCGTTCTCAGTAGAGAACTCCAGGAACCTCCACAAGGAGCTCATTTTCTTGCCAGAAGTCTGGATGATGCATTAAACCTTACTGAACAACCGGAATTAGCAAATAAAGTAGATATGATTTGGATAGTTGGTGGCAGTTCTGTTTATAAGGAAGCCATGAATCGCCCAGGCCACCTTAAACTATTTGTGACAAGAATCATGCAGGACTTTGAAAGTGACACATTTTTTCCAGAAATtgatttggagaaatag